Within Telopea speciosissima isolate NSW1024214 ecotype Mountain lineage chromosome 8, Tspe_v1, whole genome shotgun sequence, the genomic segment AGGTCAGTAAGAGCAGCACGGAGTTCATTCCTAACCGAATGGTAGATGTCAATGTTTTCACTTGTTGTCATTAGAGAGAGCTTCCTGTATCCGTTTTGATATGCCTGGACCTAAATCAGGTTTAACTGAACTGATCCATTCTTCATGGTTACTTCTGAACTCATACCTACACTTCAAAATGATAATTGAATTTTACAGGAATCaatatttattctttttctttttttggtgttGGCACTTGGCagggtggggggggagggggaagagaaaTCTATCTTTTACATTGCAAGAGAAGATGACAAACAGTATTGCAGTTCTGTGTAGGATCTGTACCTCAGAAGCAACCCCATGGCTCTAGTCTTGAAAGAGCCATTAATGATGGATGGTATATTATACTTCAGTTGATCATTGCCTTCACCCATAAAATGCTTCAAACTTGGAACTTTATCCTCGACATAATCACCAAGGTTTGTATGTATGCCTAACAATTTCacctaaaaatagaaagagggtgAATTGAAGTAATACATCACCCAATTAAATTCCCATTGAGATGAATGCAGGCAGAACCCTTTGTAAAGGACTACATACCACATGATCAACAATTAACCTCCACACAACTTTTCAATAGACTTAAGAAAACCCTCGGGAATGCTCAGAAGTTGGAAACAATCATCTGGAACAATAATGTGACTTGGTTGTACCGGCTCCATAATAGGGGGCAGTTGCAGTAGAACACGCCCTACTTGATTCAAGATCACAGGATCCCTCGCAAACCATCCTAGATGATGATGAATGTATCAACAAATAGAGTTGCAGCAGGAAAAGGTCCCCAAAAAATAGTAAACCACTAAACTATAACCACCCTCCCTGCTAAAAGCAGAGACTTCGATCCAAGTTTTACCATCAAACTGCTGATTAAAGACACAAGCCaaatatttttccttgtttgaagGGTATATCTCCATTACATAGCACTGTTACTGTATAGAGATCTCGATATGCTCCACTTCTTTTTGAGCCACATGCATATGGAGGgcaatttttatcttcttctgttAGTTCAGCACCGTGCTGTGAGTCTGTGActgtagaggccatgtgcatcatgtgAAAGCCCAACCTTGAATTAGAGCCATATGTCAAGTTTCGGGCCCCCATTTGCGCTACATGACCTTTCGTGATAGGTCTTGTATTCATTCTCAGAGGTTGACTTAAGTAGCAGAAAATTGAATTTTCAACCAATTTTGTAAGCTTCATATCTCCACATGGGAAAATAGGATTTCATTGAGGAAACTTGCTAGACTGATTGATTATGAACAGGACAACTATCTATAAATTTTGAGACCCAAAATAACTGGCTACATGTCCAGAGAAGCTTCTCTAGACTGGCAATCCATCCAGTAAATTTTATGCCTTAACCATGAGCAGAGAAAATGCATTATTGGAAAGCAGTAAGGTAAGTAAGGGAACAGATCAGCGACCGATTTcttagagaaagaaaagactataaGACTTGAGCGCAAGTTCCTTGCTCTGATCTTTGCTTCAAAGGCTGCTCTATCACTGGATGGTATTTAATATTCAAGCTTGAGATTGTTCATTCCAGCCAGCGCACTCTGGATCTATTTGGTTGAGGAAGGCGCACAAGCCACTGATCTAAGACCACCCTACTACCCTAGGTAAGGCATTTCTTGCAGCTAGCATGGTGTGCTAACACAGTAGTTTAATTGTTCCCTGAGCGCTAgcctgatcgtagaccaccatTGTGCATCCATAGAGATTCACTAGGGGTCTCGAACTGATTCATGGGGATCATCTTCACCAGTATCTACTAGGGAATCCGACTCATCCATTATGTTTGGAGCACTCACCCAGAGTTTTATGTATCAGTAAGTTTCAAATCGTATCGACCGATACCCCTATGTGTATTGGTATCTATGAGTATCGATACGAtacttatttaaaaaaaaaattgtatcgcCCAATACGGACTGATACGATTCGATACGAGATTGATATGGTCAGATACAAGTAAGAATACACGTGATATGCCTCCTTTAAACTTGCAAAACAAAAACCATAAGTGAGATACGAAAGCACAGAAGTGTTTGCATGAGTCCCTCCGCTACATTTACATTTAATGATGACAATTtcgagaaaataaaataaaataaaataaaagacatgATAACTCAAAGGGAGGGAAAGTCTTGCTCCCAAGGAGAAATCTACAAGCTTTGTTGCCACTGCTACAGCAGATCCACTTGAAGATCCTCCAGGTATCTGATCTAGGGCACATAGATTAATTGGTGTTCCATAGTGTATGTTTTCTCCCTCTAGACTGCCATCAAATACTTTGGAACATCATAAAAAGCTAGAAAATGTTTGACATAAAAACCAAAAGCTTtaaatgaagaagaataattcTTTTGGGAATCAACACCATTTAgtagagattttcaaaaaacatagaaaacTCAAAGCCATACCCATATATAAGTTGTTTCTGACACATACAATGGGTGGGGGTAATTGAAGGATGTGGCAAGTAGTTAGCTTATCCATGACAAGACAGACAAAGGGTGGAAGTGGAACCACAAGAACCAAATATTCATCTAAGAAATAGTGAAAAAGTAAAATGGAAGATCAAATTCTTTTTTCCTAAGAGTCTAAAACGAACCTGTAGGCCATTTCATCCATGACAGTTTTGCCAACAGATGTGGCACCAGCATTCAAGACAGCTAAAACAGCTGGAGCAGTTGATACGGCAGGCAAGTGGGTCCTGGCCCAATCCGGATTACCAAATCCAGTCACATATCCTTCAACATCAAATCTGTTCCCACAAACCCAAAATTTCAGAAGCAGTTCACAAACTGCAAATGAGCAGACAAACAGGAAAACTACTTACAATGGAGAGAAGAGTAACATGTCTTTGATGGCGAAAATTAGGCCGTTCAGAGGGAGTTGTTGAGGTGAAGCAGTTAGTGGAGGATGTAATACGAATTCTCCATGAAAGCTCCGGAATCTGACTCTACCGCTGCCATATCTAGTACACAATTCAACAGAAAAAAATATGCTTTGTTcattcatgaaaaaaaaattcattgtaGTTTATTTGAATGACAAAGAAACACCCATGTCATGAAGGAGCCTTTGtaaagggcgtacctagtgcacaaggctcccaccactacgaggtctgaggagggtcataatgtatgctcCTCATGAAGGAGCCTTCGTAATCAGATAAATCTCAAATTGTAGGATCAACAAGGACACGATAATCAGCCATACTACTAGAGCGAAACACAACAAATTGTTTTTTGCTACGTTATGAGATGAGGGAATCTCCCAAAAATATACAGAATCTTTTAGTAGATCGAAGATTTGTAATATCACTAGTCCAATTGGAATCAGAATATGCCCAAAGCTTGAGAGATGAAAAGGTAGGACAAAAAACTCTTTTGAATAATGTGCCTTTTATATATCAAAGAATATGAAGCACAAAAACATAATGGATAAACCGAGGAGTGTCCATGAATTGATTGATTACATGCACAACATAAGTGATATCAGGCCGAGTGACTGTGAGATGGACTAAACTTCCCACCAGTGTGGTAGAgttcaagatatatatatatatattaaaaaaaaaaaggactcctCATCAGTGGGCCAACGTTTGACAATGCCATGACTGTTGCCTTGTATAATACTTTCTTTGTGAATATAAGTCCAATTCTTTATTCTCATCCAAAGGAATACAAtacagtttcttttttttttaccagtTCTCACATGGTTTCAGAGCTATTACAGATTCTACAGCTATCAAACAGCAAACCAGAAGGAGATGGGCAGTATGGTTATGAACATGGATATGAAAGTGAAGCTGGGTTACAGGACAAATATGAGGAAGATGGAGAGGACAATGATGAGTTTTAGAATCCTGGTGAGGTTCCAAAATCCAGTTGTACAAGGTGAAATCTAAAGTCTCAAACCTACAAATGAGAGGTGGATTTTGTTGGGTACGTTGGCCTGTAGTGTCATAAGTAGAAACCTCAAACCCTCAAAATATCACCATGAAATCAAAGATGTCTGACTCAGAACaagattaatgaaaaaaaaagcatGTAAAAAGACTTCAAATTTGGTACTCACAAAAGCAAAACTGCATTacaggagaaaagaaaagagtctTCCCTTATATTGTAAAGAACAGATACATAGACAATCCCCAAAATTGAGATACCCTATACCCCAGCTGTCCAAGGAAAGCAGATGAAACAAAATTGGTTATACTATaaactaaaattttaaaagaaagaaaaaaaaatgaaaaagtacTGAGCCCCTGATTCAAGAGAAGTGAATGCTTGCCTTGTTAAACAAGGAAAGCAAGTACAGGAAATCCACTTGTGTAAGCTTGGAAGACCTCTTCTCCTCAAAATTTCCTTGTTTCAACACACCCAACACCTTTTCTTTGAAATCAGACCCCTCCATTCCTGCAACACCATCCTCCATCTCCATGTCctcatcatctcttccatcctCCATGTCCATATTCAGGTCCTCATTAGCGTGTGCCAAAACAGACACATCCTCAGCCATATCTGTATCCTCTGAAGACCCTTTCTGCGAGAGCTGTAGTGCCTGTAAGGTCCTGTAGTTCTTTTCCAGCAAAGAGAGGACAGACTTCTGCCTGAAAATGGAACCTAGAGTTTTGTTCTTTCGGTTGAAACAAAGCCTGATTAATCCATCCCACTCCTTGAAATTCACTGGGGGAAGTGGTTTCCTTGGCTCAATTCTGACAACAGAAGAATCTACCTTAGGTGGAGGACGGAAGTTGTTTTTACCCACTTTAAGGAGATGGGAAACACGGGCAAGGAGTTGTGTGTTCACTGAAAGGCGGCAATAAAGATTATCTCCAGGCTGAGCAACAAGTCTCATGGCGAACTCCCTCTGAAACATAATGACCGCACACCTGAAGACTGGTCGATGTGACAACAACTTGAAAGTGAGAGGGGAAGAGATTTGATAAGGTATGTTTGCCACACAGATATCGAAGTAGGGAAGATCACACTTCAGCACATCTCCTTGGATGACCTGTAGAAACCAAGATTCCACAAAGAATGGTAAACTTTGATTAGTTTAGCAGCCAGTGCACAAACAGATACACTAGTATACTAGCACACCAACAGAAGACAGCAAATTGTAGGAGATCATGAGGATGCCACTCCTGGAAATGTATTTCcacttcaaatttcaaataaataaGCAAAATCAAATACACCATTTGAAAACAATTCATCAAAACATGTTTATGGAGAAACAATTCAATTAGAAAGACATTTTTATAGAGAAATCATTCATAAAAATGGATGCATGATCATGGAATAAGTTACtgtaaacccccccccccccccaaaaaaaaaaaaaacaaagaaaattgaaaatccaGTGAATAGACAAAAAGGAAAATCAccgaaaaaatatatttatgtgACCTCTCAGCTCAGAGGGGATACATCAGTGTTGATGGAAAAcaggaaagaaggaaaacaaaTAAGTGATAAACCAATTTGGGGGGTCGGGGAAGGAACATATTATTCTAACAATTAAGAGAATTCAACATTAATTGAAGTAAGGGCAGTTACTGAAGCTCCATGGTAAttagtgagagagaaaaaaacctttttttaagTGAAAAAGCAATCATAATCAACAAGAACATGTTTAAAATACACAACAAGTGAGTTGATAAAAACATTCAAGACTCTCTAACTAGTCCATTCGTCCAATCATCTGAAAAGCCTaatattccccccccccaaaaaaaaagcattgATACCTTCAATCGATTGGAATGAGTTCCTTGAAAACGACGTTGCAACTCGAGAACCATGCGAGGATCCAATTCAACAGCGATCACTGACTTACCAGCATCAAGTAGCTTCTTTGTAAGGTTACCCGTACCAGGACCAATCTCAAGGATAACATCTGTGCTCTTAATTCCTGCTTTCTGAACTATTGTGTCCACGAGCAGAGGGTTCTTGAGGATATGCTGTCCTTTTGATTTATGGAAAGGAATGCCTCCCTGGAGAGTTGTAGCTCGGGAAGGCTTTTCCTTCCTAATCTTACCCCCCGCCATGATTAAGTAGTGATTTGAGTGTTGGAGGGAGTGAATTTAGGAGATAGAAGAGCTTTTACTTTCTAGGCTTTCTCAGTTGGGTGCTACCTGCAAAGACCAGACCATTATCGACATATGGAACATATGGGTATTAACTTATTTGACTTGAAATACAGtgattcttttaaaaaatttagcTCAAAAAGTTAGACACCGATAAGTTCATGTTTGAAACATTTTCTCTTCAAAAAATGGGATATTCAGTACATAATATGCACATCATCCAATTAACACAATAATAGCGTGAAAGGGGAGCATACCCAAGTCAATCAAATGCAATAAAGTtgctaaaaaaaattaatcgtTCAATTAATTCTGAAAATATGAAACTTTAAATCTACATTCCACACAATTATGATTAAAGTCTTCTAATGGAATCACAATTTGTACCATGACTGATGTAGATCCCATGAATGGCCCCCTACCACAGGAAGCAAAAGAACCAAGCATCTGGCCCATCGAACCAACAACTTCAAATGGACCAGAACAGGACCAGCTTGAGCCAGCCAAGTAGGACCAGATCGAGCAAGCCAAGGAGGCCTACTAGAagacccaaggctgagatagcctacccCACTCCTATCCCTATCCCCCTTTCTCTCTAATTCCTTAACCTCCCTCTCCCcaccagaaaaataaaattatcttttctcttctttcaaacAATCAAACCAAAGGTTAAAAACACTCAAAGGTCCAGTAGGAGACTAGAGGAGCCAATAACAAACCCAAATTTTGAACAGATAAGGTGTTGGACAGGGTTAGATTAGCTGAGTTCTGGATGGTGTGCTTGTTGCTCATCAGTGACTCGTTATCTAATGGAGAAACAAATGATTTTGATCTTCctcttcaataatttttttcttgttttgttcaaTGCATGTGAGAACATTAGGAAGGGTTGTGGCAAGGTCACCATTGGGTATTATCATTGAAGATGGTTTGTGGCATGGTCccatggttacttgtaaatttcaaactttacttgttgggtctttagctcaaattggtagagcacttgg encodes:
- the LOC122672832 gene encoding ribosomal RNA small subunit methyltransferase-like produces the protein MAGGKIRKEKPSRATTLQGGIPFHKSKGQHILKNPLLVDTIVQKAGIKSTDVILEIGPGTGNLTKKLLDAGKSVIAVELDPRMVLELQRRFQGTHSNRLKVIQGDVLKCDLPYFDICVANIPYQISSPLTFKLLSHRPVFRCAVIMFQREFAMRLVAQPGDNLYCRLSVNTQLLARVSHLLKVGKNNFRPPPKVDSSVVRIEPRKPLPPVNFKEWDGLIRLCFNRKNKTLGSIFRQKSVLSLLEKNYRTLQALQLSQKGSSEDTDMAEDVSVLAHANEDLNMDMEDGRDDEDMEMEDGVAGMEGSDFKEKVLGVLKQGNFEEKRSSKLTQVDFLYLLSLFNKASIHFS